One region of Limnospira fusiformis SAG 85.79 genomic DNA includes:
- a CDS encoding phosphotransacetylase family protein, with amino-acid sequence MSLGVTGVAKPVKYVLIGSIEPSSGKSAVTLGLVPQLRNLGFDIAYGKPLGTDFDDDCDHQVDADCDFIAQTLGLSEVYMRSPILMLDQVTIDKHLYHQDLNYYHQALTHYLQQIAGNLVLLEGPGTLQEGSLFNLSVPRMAEVLDTAVMLVVRCHSHSLLDEVLSAKERLGDRLIAIVLNDVTDQQVAKVETQIKPFLENAGIPVLGILPRNALLRSVTVRELVAQLEAQVVCGHERLDLIVETLSVGAMNVSSAMKYFSQSHNMAVVTGGDRTDIQMAALEQSTHCLILTGQLPPAQIVITRAEELEIPILCVDLDTLTTVESIDRAFGRVRIHDRVKVDCMTQIMAEKFDTTRLLQLLQ; translated from the coding sequence ATGAGTTTAGGAGTTACTGGTGTGGCTAAACCCGTCAAGTATGTATTAATTGGATCAATTGAGCCTTCTAGTGGTAAGTCTGCTGTCACCCTCGGTTTAGTACCTCAGTTGCGGAATCTGGGGTTTGATATTGCTTACGGGAAACCTTTGGGAACTGATTTTGATGATGATTGTGATCATCAAGTTGATGCTGATTGTGACTTTATTGCTCAGACTTTGGGGCTTTCGGAAGTTTATATGCGATCGCCTATCTTAATGCTTGATCAGGTAACAATTGATAAACATCTATATCATCAAGATCTAAATTATTATCACCAGGCTTTGACTCACTATCTCCAGCAAATTGCTGGGAATTTGGTGTTGCTTGAGGGTCCCGGAACTTTACAGGAGGGGAGTCTTTTTAATTTATCTGTACCCCGCATGGCTGAGGTTTTGGATACGGCGGTTATGTTGGTGGTTCGTTGTCACTCCCATAGTCTCTTGGATGAGGTACTATCGGCGAAAGAACGTTTGGGCGATCGCTTAATCGCAATTGTGCTTAATGATGTCACCGACCAACAGGTTGCTAAGGTCGAAACTCAGATTAAGCCTTTTCTGGAAAATGCGGGGATTCCGGTTTTGGGTATCCTTCCTAGAAATGCGCTGCTTCGTAGTGTCACGGTGCGCGAGTTGGTGGCGCAGCTTGAAGCCCAGGTGGTTTGTGGTCACGAACGTTTGGATTTGATTGTGGAAACTCTCAGTGTGGGGGCGATGAATGTTAGTTCCGCCATGAAGTATTTTAGCCAATCACATAATATGGCGGTGGTGACAGGCGGCGATCGCACTGATATTCAAATGGCCGCTTTGGAACAGTCTACCCATTGCTTGATTCTCACCGGTCAACTTCCCCCAGCTCAAATTGTGATTACCCGCGCTGAAGAGTTGGAGATTCCCATTTTGTGTGTTGACCTCGATACTCTCACCACCGTGGAAAGCATCGATCGCGCTTTTGGTCGCGTCCGTATCCATGATCGGGTTAAGGTTGACTGTATGACCCAAATTATGGCGGAAAAATTCGATACTACCCGATTGCTCCAACTGCTTCAATAG